The DNA region TCCGTGCTCAGGGGTCTGTGCCCtaactctggtctgtgaacccCCGTCGGGAGTAGTAACAGCAGCTGCCACCTGCtaggcatcaagatgaagtagaaCTCTGGCCATAGTATTATGCATGGCCtaatcagaagtaacctcaggctgtgtctgTGCTTGGGTCATACCATTCTCTGCGGCCTGGCCTCGATCCGGCTGATACTCTGGCTTGAGAGACGGAGATCTCTCTCACTGCCACCCTATCGTAGGAGCCCTACCCCTGGCTGGGGAAGCCCCGCTACGTCTCTCTTTGTCGCGTCCTCTGGCTGTCGCTCGCCCTCAGGTGGCAGCCATAGCTACGGGCTTtagcacctgacctcgggccgtAGTAGCCTGAGTCCTCACCATATATGatagaagagataagagtcatataccaattggaataaagtagcatgaaagaatgaaagaaggtgagatttcctaaatgtcctatagcctctcacagataagtacggagcttatcGTACCGATCTACGAGATTCTACTAGAAaggctcttgtattatagaccgggtaacctagtgctctgatactaacttgtcatgACCTATTAttcctaagtcgtgcgggcacttacctttcccacctcggtaagcgaatccTAAACCCAACAATAattaaagacataaataaataatcaaTCAAACGGAAAAGAAtagatacgtaagtctcacgatagaTATATATAGTAAAGATAGTGCGGAGCAATAATActaccccagggtctagtctaagtcatacaagagcttctaaaaggaaataatacaagtctggagtAATAATACATCAAAATGTCTGTCTCTGAATAGAAATAGTACTTAAATAAAAGAGAAGTCTCCAAGGCAGTGAACGGCCGTGCTCACCCAAAAGACTCGGTGCTAATGCGGATGACAACaatcagccacgggagatggaagtagacccaacctgatactttgcattcataaagaaatgcagcaagtgcatgtcAGTACAAAACAATGGTACTGGTAGGCATTATTGGCCGACTAAGCATaactaacacaattcagataataaagcaagataggtagttaaaccaacaagtataaatcaaacataatAGAAGCTGAGTATGAGTCAACGCCTAAGTCGAACATCTAATCCCAAGTGTACCAAATCTCAATATATCaagtctgaatccaacatcacaagtgcaacatcaaatcatctccaaatcaagccatgatgcaatgcaatccaataatgtatggatgcaatgcaatgccatgcatatGCTGTGTACCAGGTACCAGAAATCCTccaatttttctaagtctcaattgAAATCTTGAACCATTCCCGAGGCCATCGGCTCACAAACTAcacatacagacccacacataaaTACGCTATGAATGCGCTCGTGCCTTCAGAATTTCGAATGGGCATCTCGTTGATCCAGTCAACCCCCGATAACTCATTTGCATTTTCCTtatccaagtcccaaaatgcatctgagtgcattgggaactgaaccagatGCACAAACAAGTTTTAAATGACCATCAAGACCTCTTGAAATCGAcggattttcaaaaaaggtccgttaaactatttttcactttaaccCCAATTTCACCAAAAAGTAACCCGAATCGGATCTAGACAACTCGGGAAGTGTGTCAACAGTCCCTGAGTCAAAAGTGACCTAATGAATGATCGGGAAAGGGCGATTCACGCTTTTCATGTGTTCATGCATACaatttgaggatatgattgttAGTCCGATAGGATCTTATTCCGGACGAGTGATGATGTTTTGGCACGTTCTATTAGCACTTGAGCCCGGATGGCTAAGAGACGGGTTATTGAGATATGATCAGATTGTGGCCGTGATCCGAGAAAATTATCGAAGCGGTGATATATGGGCTTCATGAGCTCCCTATGGGTCACGATTCATTAATATTCGAACGTGTGTATATCGAGAAATGGAAACAAAGtccttgcattgcatttgcacaTCATTCATTAATTTTTATATATTGTTGTGGTGATTATTGGTACTGTTTTGCCTTATCTTAAAAATCTATCTGTTATGTGGCTTTAGTTGTTATTATGACTGGCATGTATTTCGGACTAACCACAGACAAGTGTGGTTGTGATGTCGAAGACTAGCCCTCGTCTCCATTCCAGAAAGGGTCGGTCAACGATGCATGCTGAGTATCCGTTGTTTATTGTACTCACGCTatacttgctgcaccttttttgTGTGCAGACTCGATCCTTAGCACTAGCGCAGGCTGCGACTACCAGGTTCCCTGCTAGAGCATTGTTTGAGTGGCCGGGGTGAGCTCCTTGGATTCGGGATGGCTCCGAATTCTTCTTATCCTTTATTTTCTGTCTTCTTCATTTCAGACAGTTTCCTTATGTCTCAGACTATTTATACTCTTAGTAGTCCTTGTACTATGGTGACATCGAATTTTGGGGAAAGATTGTAATATTTACTTAAGTATTTCTATTTAAGATTGTTAAGACTTGAAAATGACTTGTATGCTTATTTCCACTTTTAATATTTCCTCTTATTTTGGGCTGTTAATGGTTGGTGTTAGCTTATAAGTATGGTGGGACTAGTGCCATCACGACTTGGTAAATTGagttgtgacaaattggtatcagagccctaggttaatcGATTACCAATACACGAACAATGTCGATTAGAGTCTCGCGGATaggtacgatgagctctgtacttatcctcatgaggctataggacatttataAAAACTATTATCTTTTGTTCCTTATCGTGCATAATTACTTTTAATGTGCTCTAAGACTTTTTTGTTTCATTCTCTCACAGACAGTGAGAACACGGTCAACAGTAGTAGGTGGTCAAGGTCCAACACCAGCTCCCGTACCTGCTCCCCGAGCTGCTAGGGGAGGTAGGGGATGAGGTAGAGGTCGAGGCCGAGCTGGATCACATGTTGTTAGAGCACCTGCAGCCGCTCACGATCTTGTTCCTAATACATCTCCTGAGCCAGAGGGCGGTGACCAAATCATGGGTGAGATACCCGTAGAGGTACTGGGTCAGGCTCCCCCAGTTCACCCGTTTATAGAGTTTTCCCAATATGTCGTGGGTCGTCTTCTAGTTATTATGATTAGATGTCTCAGGAAGGAATAATACCTGCTCTTTCTAAGGGTTCCCAAACTCGGGTAGGAGCACAGACTCCCACGCAGGCAGCTGCAGGTTTCAGAACTCCAAGACCGCGGCCAGCCGCCGCTGTGGCTCCTCAGGCTGTTCGAGCCCCAGTTGCAGGTGTTGTTACTCTGGGTATAGCTCTTCTGAGTTTGTTGCACCGCCAGCAGTTCAGCCTACTATAATTGTTGATGGGCAGAAGAGGTGGAACATGTTTGACAAGATGAAGCCGCAGACTTATGATGGATATCCTGATGCCGATgcttatgagttcttggttagtTACCACGAGAAGTTGGACACCTTTGACTAGTAGAGTCCAATGGTGTGGGGTTTATGGTGATGCAGATGATTGGCCTCGCCAAGCAGTGGTGGAGGGCATTCTTGGAGACTAGAACCATTGGATCGCCTGCGCTTACTTGGGAGGAGTTTTCAAGAGTCTTCTTAGAGAAGTAGGTCCCTTTCAGCTTACGTGAGGAGAGGCGTGAGAGGTTTGACCATCTTAAGCAGGGATGTATGAGTGTTATTGAGTACGAGATGGAGTCTCATGCCTTGTCCTGCCATGCCTTGGCTATTCAACCTGATGAGAAGGAAAGGATCTACAAGTTCATTCGAGGTTTATCGTATCATCTCAAGGTTGCTGCTATGTTTGCTGCCTCTTTCGGCAAGGACTTTCAGGGTGTTATTGATGTTGAGCGGGGTATAGAGACCCTTAGGCACCAGGAGTTTGGGGATAGGTCTGGGAAGAGGCCTTGTTCTTTCGGAGGTTTTAGAGGTTTCTTTTTTGGATGTCATGATCACCATACTAGAGGCCAACGTCCTCAGTTCAGTCAGCCAGTCTAGGCAGCTATCCAGCCTTCTCAGGGTGGTATTTTAGGTTGTAGTGGTGGATATAGTCTGGGGCAGAGCTCTCAGTCGTCGTAGTCGTGATGGTTATTTCAGTTCTCCTCTTCAGTTAGCAGCCCGTGGTGGATGTTTTGAGTGTTTTTAGGTTGGGCACTATGCCAGAGATTGCCCTAGAGCACAACAGGGTGGTTCACACCCCAGTTCTCAAGTTTCGACTCTGAGGCAAGCTAGTCAGCCATCGAGAGGTGGTTCCCAGATTAGTAAAGGGAGTTCTCATTCAGGTAGGGGTGGCACCCGGACCGGCCGTGGAGGTGGTCATGGGGGTTCACAGTCGGGTGGTGGTGGAGCCTAGTGTTATGCATTTTCGGGTACACTAGAGGCAGAGGCCTAAGATGTTGTGATTACAGGTATTATTTTCGCTTGTCACCGGTCTACTATTATCTtatttgatccaggttctacttatTCATATGCGTCTACTTATTTTGCATTGGGCCTAGTTATTGTGTGTGAGTCTCTTGATGTTCCCGTTTATGTTTCTACTCCGGTGGGAGAGTCCGTAGTGGTGGATCGAGTGTACTGATCCTGTGTAGTCACTATGATCGGTTATGAGACTTGGGTTGATTTGATGATTCAAGATATGAcggactttgatgttattttgggcatgagttggttatCCCCGTACCATGCAATCTTGGATTGTCATGCCAAGGCGGTTactttagccatgcctgggaGTCCTagattagagtggaagggtacggTTAGTCCCGCGCCTAAGCAGATAGTGTCATTTCTTAAGGCGCGTTGGATGATTGAGAAAGGATGTCTAGCTTATCTTTCTTATATTCGTGATACCAGTGCCGAGACGCCTCCACTTGAGTCGGTACCGGTTGTAAGAGAGTTTCCTGAGGTATTCCCTACCGATCTACCTGGTATTCCTCCGGGCCAGGATATTGATGTTGATCCAGGTACCAggcctatttctatccctcctcATCAGATGGCTCCTGCAAAGGgaaggaattgaaagaacagTTGTAAAATTTATTGAGCAAAAGGTTTATTTGTCCTAGTGTGTCCCCGTGGGATGTACCGAtattgtttgtgaagaagaaggacggatccatgaggatgtgcattgattataggcaattaaacaaagtaagtatcccattcccaggattgatgacctgtttgaccagcttcagggagcGTCAgtcttttccaagattgatttgagatccggatatcaTCAGCTTAAGATTCGGCCAGAGTTCGtactcgttatggtcattatgagtttttggttatgtcttttgggttgactaatgcccctgCAGCGTTTACGGAGTTGATGAATGATGTCTTTTGACCGTATTTGGACtcttttgtgattgtattcatcgatgatattttgatctaCTCTAGGAGTGGGGAGGAGCATGAGAggcatttgaggattgttcttgagACATTGAGGGAGAAGAGgctttatgctaagttctccaagtgtgatttTTATCTTAGTTCTTTGGCGTTTTTAGGGCATGTGATGTCCAAGGATGGTATCATGGTTAACCCACAGAATATTGAGGTTGTTCGTGACTGAGGCAGGCCTATTATAGTTTCATAGGTTCGGAGCTTTGTTGGTTTGGCTAGTTACTATTGATGATTTGTTGAGGGATTTTATGCTATAATATCTCCCTTACCAGATTGACCCAAAAGGTTGTTCCTTTTCAGTGGTCAGATGAGTGTGAGGTGAGCTTCCGAAAGCTCAAGGCCTTGCTGACTTCGGCTCCCATTATGACTCTTTTTATGGAGGAAGAGGGTTTTACCGTGTATTGTGATGTGTTGAGGTTGGGTCTTGGTTGTGTTCTCATGCAGAAAGGGAAGGCcatagcctatgcttctaggcaattgAAGGTGCACGAGAAGAAGCACCCCGTTCATGACTTGAAGTTAGCGGCGGTGGTGTTTGCTTTTAAGATTTGGAGACACTATCTCTATGGCGtgcattgtgaggttttcacggatcataagagtctttaaCATAAATTCAACCAAAAGGATCTGAGCATGAGATAGCGAAGATGGTTAAAGTTACTCaaagattatgatatgtctaTCCTTTATCATCCGATCAAGGCCAATGTGGTCGCGGATGACTTGAGTCTGAAATAAGTGAGTATGGGTAGCCATGCTAGTCTCCAGGTTGGGGAAAGATCGTTGGCTAGGGAGATTCAGAGTTTAGAAAATTCCTTAGTTAGGCTTGATATTTCTGAACCTAGAAGGGTTCTTGCTTATGTAGAGGCACATTCTTATTTATTGGAGCATATTTGAGCTCAGCAGTTTGATGATCCAAAGTTGTGAAAAATTCGTGAGAAAGTGTTGAAGGGAAAGTCTCATAAGACAAGGCTTGATGAAGAAGGGATTTTGAGGATCAAAGGATGAGTGTGTGCTTCAGAATGGAGATTTGACTACTTTGATTATAGAGGAGGCTCACAGCTcaaggtattctattcaccctggtGCTATGAAGATGTATCGAGATATGAAGCAACATTATTGGTGGTGTAGCATGAAGAGGGATATTATGAATCTTGTGTCTCCGTGcttgaattgtcaacaagtgaagtatgagTATTAAAAGCGTAGTGGGATTTCTCAAAGGATGCTCATTCttgagtggaaatgggaaagaatTGCCATGGACTTTGTTTTAGGGTTGCCACTGactttgggtaagtttgattccatttgggtgattgtggatcgattgactaagtaAGCTCATTTCATTCCTGTTCAGACGATTTATACTTCTGAGAAGCTGGCTAAGATCTACATTCGTAAGATTTTTCATTTGAATGGAGTGCCCGtttctattatttctgatagacgGACTCAGTTCACCTCTTTCTTCTGGAAGTATTTGCAAAAGGAGTTGGGTACTCGGGTTGAGttgagcacaacatttcatccctaGACTGATGGTCAGTCTGAGTGTACTATCAAGGTTTtgaaggatatgttgagagcatgtgtgaTTGATTTTAGTGGTCATTGGGACTAACTCCTAGCATTGTCCGAGTTCGCTTACAagaacagttatcattcgagtatttaGATGGCTCCGTTTTAgtctttgtatggtaggagatgtcgaTCTCCCATTGGTTGGTTTGACTTCTTTGAGGTGAGTCCTTGGGGTACAAACTTACTTAGAGATTCGTTAGATAAAGTGAAGATTATTCAGGCTAGCCTTCTCACctctcagagtcggcaaaagagtTAAGCGGGCCGGAGAGTTCGTGATTTAGTGTTTATGGTAGGTTATCGAGTCTTGCTTAAGGTTTCACCcttgaagggtgtgatgaggtttggaaagaaaggaaagttgagtcctCGTTACATTGGTCATTTTGAGATTATTCAGAGAGTTGGAAATGTCGCGTATAAGTTAGCACTACCTCCTAGTTTATCGAGTGTTCATCTAGTGTTCTATCTTTCTATGCTCAAAAGGTATGGTTTGGATGGTTCTCATGTCATTAGATGGGATTCGTTGATGCTTGATCAGAATTTGTCCTATAAAGAGCAGCCGATTGCTATCTTAGACCATCAGATTCGCAAGTTGAGATCCAAAgaaattgcttctgtgaaggtttAGTGGAGAGGTCATCCGgtggaggaggctacttgggagtccGAGTTGGATGTGAGAGCGGGGTACCCTTAGTTTTTTGATGCCCCAGGTAcgtcttttcctttttcttgtctttgatgttcgaggacgaacatgtgtttttgtggtggatgatgtaacgacccattaaGTCATTTTGGTTGCTTTCTTGCTTTTGCGTTTATGAACCCGCCCCTTTGCTTGTTTCGAAAATTTGCTAAGTTAAGTAACCTTTAAGTGTTAGGTTGACTTTAGGCGTCTTCGGGGGTAATTGTGTCTTTTAGAATTTTTGTTGGTTCCATTATCTTTGGGACGTTGAATATAGGTTGTTTGAGTGTTTGGTTCAGTTCCTGAGGgtcttgggggcattttggtcatttggttggaaagttggtttttgccCGTTCGGGGTTGACTTGTTCAACAAGACCTCTTTTAGAAATTCCGAGTGCATGTGCGATTTTGTAGCTCGTTTTTACAtgtgtctgcatatttggtttgtcttAGGGAGGTTCCGGGAGTGTCTCGGGATTTCAGGTGCTGAAAGTCAAAAACCAAATTTTGCTGGTTCTGGTGTACGCACTGGTGCGAGAAAGGATCCGCCCTGACGGATGCGCTCTAGCGAGAGGAGGCCCTAAGGAGTGAAGGTCTGGTGAATTGGTCTTGGTCTGCCCCTGCGAAGGATTTCCTGCAGGTGCGCGTGCGCAACCGCGAGATTTGCTCCGCCTCTGAGGAGTTCCAATGATTGCGTGGGGTTCGCCATGGTGAGGATGTTTCTGCCGGTGCGAACTTAGGTGAGTAGGTGCGTGAATCGCTGAACAAAATGTGGTTCTTAGTATCTTTTTCCTTTAGACTTCCATTAGAAAACCCCTAAGTTTGAGAGCGATTTTGAAGGAGAATTGAAGGCAATTCAAGGAAAAATCATTGGGTAAGTCTCCTAACTTGGTTTTATGACTATTTCCATGATTTAGACCCATGACCCATGCTTAGAATGTTGATTTTAAGAGACGAATTTGAAGGTTTTGGAACCGAACTTGAGAATTGGGGGTTTTAGAAATTAAGCATGAATTAGTGATTATTATTGGATGATTTTCAATTTATGGGTTATATTGAGTATAaggatcatgattctaggttcaatttactattttgcccttttgggttcggaatACTAATTTTAGGactaaatttgggggttttggatTATGTAGAAATACGGGATTGATAGACTCGTATTCTAATGAATAATCCTTATTTGACTAGACTTGGTTCATTTGGAGACTATTCATAGTGGCAATAGGACGTCGTGATTCGATATTTGGCATTCCAGGCATTTGGAGACCTTGAACTCTTTCTTAAATGTGTGTGTTGGCTAAAATGAACCTAATAAGAGGGGATTAGGTGAATTAAGGGAGTTCCGATACTTGTGAGATGACGAGCTCTAGTATCGGATATCAGTCATCATGTTATAGGTATTTGCgcaatttcaattgtatagttggtctaagtgccatgctttgggcactagctgatagaaTAGTACGATCCTTTGGATCTGTGATTGGGGTCCGATGCCCGTATTATGTCTCTTATTAATATTAATTGCATGTCTTGTTTGTTCGTGTGCATGTCACTCATACATATATCCtcattgaaatgaaaatgaagtgaaaaggtgaagcctttatgGTGTTATAAACATAAGAATGGATTTCATGCTTTTATACTTGTTCTTGACTTGatgcatgtcatattcatgctttTCATCTATCCATGCATAcgatttgaggatatgattgtgagtTCGATGGGATCTTATTCTGGACGAGTGATGATGTTTTGGCACGTTTTATTGGTACTTGAGCCCAGTTGGCTAAGAGACATGTTATTGAGATGTAATGAGATTGAGGCCGTGATCCGAGGAAATTACCGGAGCAGTGATATATGGGCCTAATGAGCCCCCCATAGGACACGATTCGTTAATATTCGAACATGTGTATATCGTGAAGTGGAAataaaggccttgcattgcatttgcatatcATTCATCCATTTTTCTATATTGTTGTGGTGATTAATGGTACTGTTTTGCCTATCTTGAAAATCTATCTGTTATGTGGGTTTAGCTATTATTATGACTGCCTTGTATTTGGACTAACCGCGGACAAGTGTGGTTGTGATGTCGAAGACCAACCTTCATCTCCATTTCGAAAAGGGTCGGTCAATGATGCATGCTGAGTACCTGTTGTttattgtactcacgctacacttgctgcactttttttgTGTGCAGATTCAATCCCTAACACGAGTGGAGGCCGTGACTACCAGGTTCCCCGCTAGCGCGTTTCTTGAGAGGCCGGGGCGAGCTCCTTGGATTCGGGATATCTCCGGATCCTTCTTATCCTTAATTTTCTGTCTTCTTCATTTCAAACAGTTTCCTTATGTATTCAGACTATTTATACTCTTAGTAGTCCTTGTATTATGGTAACATCAGACTTTAGGGAAAGATTGTAATAATTACTTAGGTATTTCTATTTAAGATTGTTAAGACTTGAAAATGACTTGTATGCTTATTTCCGCTTATTTGGGGTTGTTAACGGTTAGTGTTGGCTTACTTGTATGATGGGACTTATGGCATCACGACTtggtaaattgggtcgtgacatcttacCAATAAGCAGTTCCATATCAGCAAAGGCCTCAGCAAGCTCATCCAAGTATAGATGACTTTTGTACAAGTACATTAAGTCTACTGATGAAAAAATGAAAAGTCAAAATTCAGCTTTAAAGAATCTGGAAATTCAGTTAAGTCAACTCACAACTTTGTATCAGAAAATATTCAAGGTCTCATACCAAGTAACACGGAAAAAAATCCATAGGAGCACCTTAAGGTCAAGTAAGAACCTTGATGAGCAATATACAAATGGACATGAAAAGAATCAGCCAGATCAAAAGGTAGACGAAGGTAAGAATGTTGAAACACCCTCTAAACAGTTagatgaaaaagaagaaaaaataattgAAAAGATTACTCTTTTTCCCGAGGCAATTCCTTTTCCACAAAACACGAAAAGAGAGAAGCTTGATAATCAATTTGCAAAGTTTTTGGATATTTTAAAGCAaattcacattaatattcttttcgCTGATGCTTTATTACAAATGCCTTCGTATGCCAAGTTTCTAAAAGAAATTTTATCAAGCAAAAGGAATTTGGAAGACGTTTCTGTGGTAGTACTTACTAAAAAATACAGTGTTATACTTCAAAATAAGCTGCCACAAAAGCTTGGAGACCCAGGTAGTTTTACAATTCCTTGTACTTTGGGAGGAGTACATACTGAAAAAAGCACTTTGCGATTCTGAAGCATCAATAAACTTGATGCccttttctatttttagaaaATTGAATCTTGGTGAGATGAAAACCACATGGGTTTCACTTCCGTTTGTAGATCAAAGTACTAAGAAACCTAAGGGAATCATTGAAAATGTTCTTGCAAGAGTAGATAAATTTATTTTCCCTGTAGATTTTTTAGTACTTGAAATGGAGGATTGTCTTGAAGAACCAATAATTTTGGGTAGACCAATTCTTGCTATAGGTAGAGCCATAATAGATGTCCATCAAGGACAACTAATCTTAACAGTTGATGAAGAAAAAGTCATTTTTGATATGCAAAAGATGCTAAGATTTTCAGGAGATGAGACATCATCTTCATGCATTACAATTGACATGATTAG from Lycium barbarum isolate Lr01 chromosome 10, ASM1917538v2, whole genome shotgun sequence includes:
- the LOC132613130 gene encoding uncharacterized protein LOC132613130 — translated: MKSQNSALKNLEIQLSQLTTLYQKIFKVSYQVTRKKIHRSTLRSSKNLDEQYTNGHEKNQPDQKVDEGKNVETPSKQLDEKEEKIIEKITLFPEAIPFPQNTKREKLDNQFAKFLDILKQIHINILFADALLQMPSYAKFLKEILSSKRNLEDVSVVVLTKKYSVILQNKLPQKLGDPDQSTKKPKGIIENVLARVDKFIFPVDFLVLEMEDCLEEPIILGRPILAIGRAIIDVHQGQLILTVDEEKVIFDMQKMLRFSGDETSSSCITIDMISDLADEFKNDKLILDSMERCLVKSGTP